A section of the Cryobacterium soli genome encodes:
- a CDS encoding NUDIX hydrolase, with amino-acid sequence MEGYVWNVRQDAFDYNGTEIVRDYIDHPGAVAVLALDDQDRVLLIQQYRHPIRMREWELPAGLLDVDGEHAYIGAQRELAEETDVVASEWNVLTEFYTSPGGSNEVIRIYLARGLSPATEVFERTEEEADMITRWVSLDDCIDAILARKVQNPSLVVGVLAAAASRARGWASLGPADLPWPRHPSNWDHTV; translated from the coding sequence ATGGAGGGCTACGTCTGGAACGTGCGCCAGGACGCCTTCGACTACAACGGCACCGAGATCGTGCGCGACTACATCGATCACCCCGGCGCCGTGGCCGTGCTCGCTCTCGACGACCAGGACCGGGTCCTGCTGATCCAGCAGTACCGGCACCCGATCCGGATGCGCGAGTGGGAACTGCCCGCCGGGCTGCTCGACGTGGACGGCGAACACGCCTACATCGGCGCGCAGCGTGAACTGGCCGAGGAAACCGACGTCGTCGCATCCGAGTGGAACGTGCTGACCGAGTTCTACACGTCCCCGGGCGGCAGCAACGAGGTCATCCGCATCTACCTGGCCCGCGGCCTGTCGCCGGCCACCGAGGTGTTCGAACGCACCGAGGAAGAAGCCGACATGATCACCCGCTGGGTGTCACTGGACGACTGCATCGACGCGATCCTCGCCCGCAAGGTGCAGAACCCGTCGCTGGTCGTCGGGGTGCTGGCCGCTGCGGCCTCCCGCGCGCGCGGCTGGGCGAGCCTGGGCCCGGCGGACCTGCCGTGGCCGCGGCATCCGTCGAACTGGGACCACACGGTGTGA